In the genome of Chryseobacterium arthrosphaerae, one region contains:
- a CDS encoding HAD family hydrolase, whose protein sequence is MKPKYIIFDLDDTLMYEIDYLESAYREIADLLGGGDKDRLYQDMMNWYYENKDVFGLLEEKYSRAKIELLDIYRNHFPAIKIGKDVREVLNYIAEKSYKLGLISDGRSMTQRNKLKALDIEDLFDKIVISEEFGSTKPDLRNFEIFMDNENMEYFYIGDNTKKDFIAPNKLGWVTIALKDAGRNIHKQDFDGIMEHKPKFIVDNLKEIINLIN, encoded by the coding sequence ATGAAGCCTAAATATATTATCTTTGATCTCGATGATACATTAATGTATGAGATCGATTATCTCGAATCTGCATATCGTGAAATAGCAGATTTACTTGGTGGAGGAGACAAGGATCGCCTATATCAGGATATGATGAATTGGTATTATGAAAACAAAGATGTTTTTGGACTGCTGGAAGAAAAATATTCCCGTGCAAAAATAGAATTGCTGGATATTTACAGAAATCATTTTCCTGCTATCAAAATAGGAAAAGATGTAAGAGAAGTTTTGAATTACATTGCTGAAAAATCATATAAGCTGGGTTTAATTTCAGATGGAAGATCTATGACTCAAAGAAATAAACTGAAGGCTTTGGATATTGAAGACCTTTTTGATAAAATTGTTATTTCAGAAGAGTTTGGAAGTACAAAACCTGATCTTAGAAACTTTGAGATATTTATGGATAATGAAAATATGGAATATTTTTATATTGGTGATAATACTAAAAAGGATTTTATTGCCCCTAATAAACTAGGCTGGGTTACCATTGCTCTGAAAGATGCAGGAAGAAATATTCATAAACAGGACTTTGATGGTATTATGGAGCATAAGCCAAAATTTATAGTAGATAATTTGAAAGAAATAATAAATCTGATAAACTAA
- a CDS encoding ATP-grasp domain-containing protein: MNNILISSAGQRVSLVRAFQKELRKINPDAKLFTVDLNPVLAPACHVSDGFEKIDRVTAPGYISELLEICKKKNIKMVIPTIDTELLILAENKDLFLQNGIIPIVSSLDFIKKCRDKRVINEFFTENNIDIPKNLDKDNLTFPLFIKPYDGSLSADTFLIRQASDLTEYHFQNPKLMFMEYIDHQIYDEFTVDTYYNKHGELRCVVPRKRIFVRAGEVNKGVTKKNEILEYIKRNLPKIDGAIGCLTMQFFFHPVEKRIVGIEINPRFGGGYPLSYLAGANYPEWLLKEYFMGHDIPYFEDWEDNLLMLRYDDEVLVRNYEA, from the coding sequence ATGAATAATATACTTATAAGCTCTGCTGGACAAAGAGTTTCACTGGTTCGAGCATTTCAGAAAGAACTAAGAAAGATAAACCCTGATGCCAAATTATTTACAGTAGATCTTAATCCTGTGCTTGCACCTGCCTGTCATGTTTCAGATGGTTTTGAAAAAATTGACAGAGTTACAGCACCGGGTTATATTTCAGAATTGTTGGAAATCTGTAAAAAGAAGAACATTAAAATGGTTATTCCAACCATTGATACTGAATTATTAATATTGGCAGAAAATAAAGATCTTTTTTTACAAAATGGAATCATCCCTATTGTTTCTTCATTAGACTTTATTAAAAAGTGCAGGGATAAACGTGTTATCAACGAATTTTTCACAGAGAATAATATTGATATTCCTAAAAATTTGGATAAAGATAATCTTACCTTTCCCTTATTTATAAAACCCTATGATGGATCTTTAAGTGCAGATACCTTTTTGATACGGCAAGCTTCTGACCTTACGGAGTATCATTTCCAAAATCCTAAACTTATGTTTATGGAATATATTGATCATCAGATTTATGATGAATTTACGGTAGATACTTATTACAATAAACACGGAGAACTCAGATGTGTAGTTCCTCGTAAACGTATTTTTGTAAGAGCAGGTGAAGTAAATAAAGGAGTTACAAAAAAAAATGAAATCCTTGAATACATCAAGAGAAACCTTCCCAAAATTGATGGAGCAATAGGATGCCTGACAATGCAGTTCTTTTTCCATCCCGTAGAAAAAAGAATCGTGGGAATAGAGATTAATCCTAGGTTTGGAGGAGGATACCCGTTAAGCTACCTTGCAGGGGCAAATTATCCTGAATGGCTGCTTAAGGAATACTTTATGGGTCATGATATCCCTTATTTTGAAGATTGGGAAGATAATTTATTAATGCTTCGTTATGATGATGAGGTTTTAGTTCGAAATTATGAAGCCTAA
- a CDS encoding sugar transferase codes for MYRFFLKRLIDFILALIGLIVLSPIFVLVLIALAFANQGKPFFFQQRPGKNGNAFMIVKFKTMNDKKDKEGNLLPDADRLTPAGLFVRKTSLDEIPQLINVLKGDMALIGPRPLLMQYLPLYTKEQARRHQVRPGITGWAQVNGRNAISWKKKFELDVWYVDHISFLLDLKIIFLTIKKVFIREGISQEGQATMEMFTQKDNE; via the coding sequence ATGTATCGTTTTTTTTTAAAGAGATTAATTGATTTCATCCTTGCTTTAATTGGTTTGATTGTTTTAAGTCCGATTTTTGTTTTGGTATTGATCGCTTTGGCCTTTGCCAATCAGGGAAAACCATTTTTCTTCCAACAGCGCCCCGGTAAAAATGGTAATGCTTTTATGATTGTAAAGTTCAAAACCATGAATGATAAGAAAGATAAAGAAGGAAATCTTTTGCCTGATGCAGACAGACTGACACCAGCCGGTTTATTCGTTCGCAAAACATCTCTTGATGAGATTCCCCAACTTATCAACGTACTAAAAGGAGATATGGCGCTTATTGGGCCCAGACCTCTTTTAATGCAATATTTACCTTTATATACAAAAGAACAGGCAAGAAGACACCAGGTAAGGCCAGGAATTACTGGTTGGGCGCAGGTTAATGGAAGAAATGCGATCTCGTGGAAGAAAAAATTTGAACTGGATGTATGGTATGTTGATCATATATCTTTTTTACTTGATTTAAAGATAATTTTCCTTACTATAAAAAAAGTTTTTATAAGAGAAGGAATTTCTCAGGAAGGACAAGCAACTATGGAAATGTTTACACAAAAAGATAATGAATAA
- a CDS encoding glycosyltransferase family 4 protein: MIEKGISTLTIEKLFLKAIKKYFKVKFDLVIYSTPPITFTTLIKYIKKRDGARTYLLLKDIFPQNAVDMKLMSDRSVLYKYFRKKEKELYMVSDKIGCMSEANVQFVLKHNSFIEKGKIEVNPNSIQIFPLDEDREEQRNIRSRYGIPFDRKIFIYGGNLGKPQGIDFLIETLAAKAEDKRVFFVIVGSGTEFAKIKTWFDRFQPKNAILLSAVPKSDYDLLVQSCDIGLIFLHKDFVIPNYPSRLLSYLEFAMPVLTATDIHTDIGSDVVKNKCGFAVQSGNLDEMVKAIDALADMENEMFENIRKNSRKFLEREFHVKGSYDKIMNA; this comes from the coding sequence TTGATAGAAAAAGGAATTTCTACTCTTACAATTGAAAAATTATTCTTGAAAGCAATAAAAAAATATTTCAAGGTAAAATTTGATTTAGTTATTTATTCAACACCACCCATTACATTTACCACACTGATTAAATATATTAAGAAAAGAGATGGTGCCAGAACCTATTTGCTTTTAAAAGATATTTTTCCACAGAATGCAGTGGATATGAAGCTAATGTCTGATAGAAGTGTTTTATACAAATATTTTAGAAAGAAAGAAAAAGAGTTATATATGGTTTCAGACAAAATAGGATGTATGTCAGAAGCCAATGTTCAATTTGTATTGAAACATAATTCTTTTATTGAAAAAGGTAAAATAGAAGTTAATCCGAATTCTATACAAATATTTCCTTTAGATGAAGACAGAGAAGAACAAAGAAATATACGCTCCAGATACGGAATACCATTTGACAGAAAAATTTTTATTTATGGGGGGAATTTAGGAAAACCTCAAGGAATAGATTTTCTTATAGAAACGCTGGCCGCAAAAGCAGAAGATAAAAGAGTTTTTTTTGTGATTGTAGGATCAGGAACTGAATTTGCCAAAATCAAAACCTGGTTTGACCGGTTTCAACCCAAAAATGCAATATTGCTGTCTGCTGTTCCTAAAAGTGATTATGACTTATTAGTTCAATCCTGTGACATCGGACTTATATTTTTGCATAAAGACTTTGTTATTCCTAATTATCCGTCAAGGCTGCTTTCATATTTGGAATTTGCAATGCCGGTACTTACAGCTACAGACATACACACTGATATTGGATCTGATGTTGTGAAAAATAAATGTGGATTTGCCGTACAATCCGGAAATTTAGATGAAATGGTAAAAGCTATAGACGCCCTAGCTGATATGGAAAATGAAATGTTTGAGAATATAAGGAAAAATAGCCGGAAGTTTTTAGAAAGAGAATTTCATGTAAAGGGCTCTTATGATAAAATAATGAATGCTTAA
- the wecB gene encoding non-hydrolyzing UDP-N-acetylglucosamine 2-epimerase, with translation MKKLKVMTVVGTRPEIIRLSRVLSALDTSEAVEHIIVHTGQNYDYELNQIFFEDLGLRKPDYFLEAAGKTATETVGNILIKIDPLLEELKPDAFLVLGDTNSCLCAIPAKKRQIPIFHMEAGNRCFDQRVPEETNRKIVDHTSDINLTYSDIAREYLLREGLPADRIIKTGSPMYEVLNHYLPRIKSSDVLSRLNLEEGKYFVVSSHREENINSDKNFRGLIDSLNAIAETFQYPIIVSTHPRTRNMIDKMQLEVRPEIQFLKPLGFHDYNALQMRSHAVLSDSGTISEESSILNFRALNIREAHERPEAMEEASVMMVGLSPERILQGLAQLNQQKIGTERNYRQVADYSMPNVSEKVVRIILSYTDYINRVVWSKK, from the coding sequence ATGAAGAAATTAAAAGTAATGACAGTCGTGGGAACACGACCGGAAATCATTAGATTGTCAAGAGTATTGTCTGCTTTGGATACCTCCGAAGCTGTAGAACATATCATTGTCCACACCGGACAAAACTACGATTATGAACTTAATCAGATTTTTTTTGAAGACCTGGGACTTCGTAAGCCTGATTATTTTTTGGAAGCAGCAGGGAAAACAGCAACAGAAACTGTCGGAAATATTCTAATTAAAATAGATCCACTGCTGGAAGAACTGAAACCGGATGCTTTCCTTGTATTGGGAGATACCAATTCTTGTCTTTGCGCAATCCCTGCGAAAAAAAGACAGATTCCTATTTTCCATATGGAAGCAGGGAACAGATGTTTTGATCAGCGTGTTCCGGAAGAAACTAATCGTAAAATTGTAGACCATACTTCAGACATTAATCTCACCTATTCAGATATTGCCAGAGAATATCTTTTAAGAGAAGGACTTCCTGCAGACAGGATTATTAAAACCGGATCTCCAATGTATGAAGTATTGAATCACTATCTGCCTCGGATCAAAAGCTCAGATGTTCTTTCAAGGCTTAACCTTGAAGAAGGCAAGTATTTTGTGGTGTCATCTCATAGAGAAGAAAATATTAATTCTGATAAAAACTTTAGAGGATTAATAGATAGTCTTAACGCTATTGCAGAAACATTTCAATATCCTATCATTGTATCTACACACCCTAGAACAAGAAATATGATTGATAAGATGCAATTGGAAGTAAGACCGGAGATTCAGTTTTTAAAGCCATTAGGTTTTCATGATTATAACGCGCTTCAAATGAGAAGTCATGCTGTGCTTTCAGATTCAGGTACCATTTCAGAAGAATCATCAATTCTCAATTTTAGAGCTCTTAATATTAGAGAAGCCCATGAAAGACCGGAAGCTATGGAAGAGGCATCCGTAATGATGGTGGGGCTATCTCCGGAAAGAATTTTACAGGGCCTTGCTCAGCTGAACCAACAGAAAATAGGTACAGAAAGAAATTATCGTCAGGTTGCCGATTACTCTATGCCTAATGTATCAGAAAAAGTCGTAAGAATTATTTTAAGTTATACTGATTATATTAACAGAGTGGTCTGGAGTAAAAAATAA
- a CDS encoding O-antigen ligase family protein, producing the protein MEIVKKVNIGFIFFLTFGYIFFYSFARPFLISNDFFSIPFRIIFFFFSLYILYLNFENVKRRKSTVFCIALFWIFYLCKAVHSFRNDFFLSKIISDEYQIYARILGLNLIPYIAVLSINFSKEIAVRLNGIIFNFLWVVLGISCLYTIIVYRAFEKSSGIFASSYINVGHYGLSLLIISLYYYFQSSEGKIKPVLGIFIGIFTIFSSSARSPILAAFIIVLVLFCYINKLKYWIALFFSILIFMIGIYLLKQTSVSDFEFVDRMYNALFQGNGSGRSLFLLKGWNVFKENIFLGGRILFEDGMYPHNIIVEILMSMGVVGVGLFLLYYRDLWKFKIKYLRENIYYLPFFLFFIQYCVLVLTSGNIFGNMEFWSFSAVTISIILFCYDEEIKSNDSRGNTTGNH; encoded by the coding sequence ATGGAAATCGTAAAAAAAGTCAATATAGGATTTATTTTTTTTCTGACTTTTGGGTATATATTTTTCTACTCATTTGCACGTCCTTTCCTTATTTCAAATGACTTTTTTTCTATTCCATTTCGTATCATTTTCTTTTTTTTTAGTTTGTACATTTTGTATCTCAACTTTGAAAATGTAAAGAGAAGAAAATCAACTGTTTTTTGTATTGCCCTTTTTTGGATATTTTATTTATGTAAAGCAGTACATAGTTTTAGAAATGATTTTTTTTTATCTAAAATAATCAGTGATGAATATCAGATTTATGCAAGAATTTTAGGACTGAATCTGATACCATATATTGCTGTTTTAAGTATAAATTTTTCAAAGGAAATTGCAGTAAGACTGAATGGAATAATTTTTAATTTTTTATGGGTTGTACTTGGAATAAGTTGTTTATATACAATTATTGTCTATAGAGCTTTTGAAAAGTCAAGCGGAATATTTGCCAGTTCCTATATTAATGTGGGACATTATGGGCTATCACTGCTGATCATTTCCTTATATTATTATTTCCAGTCATCTGAAGGAAAAATTAAACCTGTATTAGGAATATTCATTGGGATATTTACCATCTTTAGTTCTTCAGCAAGAAGCCCTATATTAGCGGCATTTATTATTGTACTGGTCCTGTTTTGCTATATAAATAAATTAAAATATTGGATTGCTTTATTCTTTTCTATTCTTATTTTTATGATCGGTATTTATTTATTAAAACAAACATCGGTATCAGACTTTGAATTTGTAGATAGAATGTATAATGCCCTTTTTCAGGGGAATGGAAGCGGAAGGTCTCTTTTTTTGTTAAAAGGCTGGAATGTTTTTAAAGAAAATATTTTTTTAGGTGGCCGTATTCTTTTTGAAGATGGAATGTATCCACATAATATCATTGTTGAGATACTTATGAGCATGGGAGTAGTGGGAGTAGGGTTATTTTTATTGTATTACAGGGATCTATGGAAGTTTAAAATAAAGTACCTCAGGGAAAATATATATTATTTACCATTTTTTTTGTTTTTTATTCAGTACTGTGTGTTGGTTCTTACTTCTGGCAATATATTTGGGAACATGGAGTTTTGGAGCTTTTCAGCAGTAACTATATCTATAATTTTATTTTGTTATGATGAAGAAATTAAAAGTAATGACAGTCGTGGGAACACGACCGGAAATCATTAG
- a CDS encoding polysaccharide biosynthesis C-terminal domain-containing protein, producing the protein MKKVGITGQNGFVGSHLYNTIGLRPEEFQRVDFDKTFFDSPEKLDEFVKQCDVIVHLAAMNRHPDQEVIYNNNVKLVKELAASLERTGSKAHVLFSSSSQEERDNLYGKSKKEGREIFAEWAQKSGGKFTGMIIPNVFGPFGKPNYNSFIATFCYKLTHGETPVIDHDGEVKLIYVGELVQEIIDQIEAGETKNVYEVSHTSVNKVSEVLGKLENYKKLYFDNGEIPVLESKFDLNLFNTFRCYFDIPSHYPVKFTQHTDPRGAFVEVIRLGIGGQCSFSTTVPGITRGNHFHTRKIERFAVIKGKALIQLRKIDTDEVHDFYLDGAEPAYVDMPVWYTHNIKNIGEEELYTIFWINEPFNPADADTYFLNV; encoded by the coding sequence ATGAAAAAAGTTGGAATTACAGGCCAGAATGGCTTTGTTGGTTCACATTTATATAATACGATAGGATTAAGGCCAGAAGAATTTCAAAGAGTGGATTTTGATAAAACATTCTTTGACTCTCCGGAAAAACTGGATGAATTTGTAAAACAGTGTGATGTGATTGTTCATCTTGCTGCAATGAATCGCCATCCGGATCAGGAAGTTATTTATAACAATAATGTAAAACTTGTAAAAGAACTGGCAGCATCATTAGAAAGAACGGGTTCCAAGGCCCATGTACTTTTTTCATCTTCTTCCCAGGAAGAAAGAGACAACCTTTATGGGAAATCTAAAAAAGAAGGTCGGGAAATTTTTGCAGAATGGGCACAGAAGTCTGGTGGAAAATTTACAGGAATGATCATTCCCAATGTCTTTGGACCTTTTGGAAAGCCCAATTACAATTCATTTATAGCAACTTTCTGTTATAAACTTACCCATGGAGAAACTCCGGTTATTGATCATGATGGAGAAGTAAAGTTGATTTATGTAGGCGAATTGGTTCAGGAAATTATTGATCAAATAGAAGCAGGAGAAACAAAAAATGTTTACGAAGTTTCTCATACTTCAGTAAATAAAGTTTCAGAAGTACTCGGAAAATTGGAAAATTATAAAAAACTTTATTTTGATAATGGAGAAATTCCTGTATTAGAGTCAAAATTTGATCTTAACCTTTTCAATACATTCAGATGCTATTTTGATATACCTTCTCACTATCCTGTAAAATTCACTCAACATACAGATCCCAGGGGAGCTTTTGTGGAAGTCATAAGGCTGGGAATAGGAGGACAGTGTTCCTTTTCTACAACAGTTCCGGGAATTACCAGAGGAAATCATTTTCATACAAGGAAAATAGAAAGGTTCGCAGTGATAAAAGGAAAAGCATTGATTCAGCTCAGAAAGATAGATACTGATGAAGTTCATGATTTTTATCTTGACGGTGCAGAACCGGCTTATGTGGATATGCCTGTTTGGTATACCCATAATATTAAAAATATAGGAGAAGAAGAGCTTTATACAATCTTTTGGATTAATGAACCTTTTAATCCGGCAGATGCCGATACCTATTTTTTAAATGTCTAA
- a CDS encoding WxcM-like domain-containing protein codes for MDIPRIIEGGKYTDERGALFYNNDFVLQNIRRIYCLENTDTELIRGWTGHKIERRWFSAICGSFILRLIKINDWENPAEDSDILEFELNADKLDVLYMPAGYASAIQANERNSKLMIMVDHLLGEVEDDYRFQINYFKKLLR; via the coding sequence ATGGATATTCCCAGAATCATAGAAGGAGGAAAATATACTGATGAAAGAGGGGCACTTTTTTATAATAATGATTTTGTACTTCAGAATATTAGAAGAATATATTGTCTGGAAAATACCGATACAGAATTAATAAGAGGATGGACGGGGCACAAGATCGAGCGAAGATGGTTTTCAGCTATATGTGGAAGCTTTATCTTAAGATTGATCAAAATTAATGATTGGGAAAATCCGGCCGAAGATTCCGATATACTGGAATTCGAGCTCAATGCAGATAAACTGGATGTGTTATATATGCCCGCAGGATATGCCAGTGCTATACAGGCAAATGAAAGAAATTCAAAGTTAATGATAATGGTAGATCATCTTTTAGGTGAGGTAGAGGATGATTATCGGTTTCAAATAAATTATTTTAAAAAATTATTACGATGA